Proteins co-encoded in one Kwoniella shandongensis chromosome 12, complete sequence genomic window:
- a CDS encoding protein SYM1 produces MAGLLGAYTSFLSRRPVVGNMVSSAVLFATGDVIAQQAIEKKGSKHDFARTARIVVWGGGIFAPVVNVWFRTLEKLPIRSRWPATFARVGLDQFAFAPFVLTGFFTAMTLMEGKDLKAAKAKWDTSFVPTLQANWMLFIPFQILNMLVPLQYRLLAINAVNIPWNAFLSIQNAKSKKIETVESIGKKA; encoded by the exons ATGGCAGGCTTATTAGGTGCTTACACTTCGTTCTTGTCTCGAAGACCGGTCGTTGGGAACATGGTCTCGTCAGCT GTTCTCTTCGCGACCGGTGATG TCATCGCCCAGCAGGCtatagagaagaagggatccAAGCACGATTTCGCTCGAACAGC TCGAATCGTCGTTTGGGGTGGTGGAATCTTCGCACCAGTCGTCAACGTCTGGTTTAGAACTCTGGAGAAATTGCCAATCCGTTCAAGATGGCCTGCGACGTTTGCGAGAGTCGGATTGGATCAGTTCGCTTTTGCACCCTTCGTTCtgactg GCTTCTTCACAGCTATGACCTTGATGGAAGGTAAAGACCTCAAAGCTGCTAAGGCCAAGTGGGACACT TCCTTCGTCCCTACTCTGCAAGCGAACTGgatgct CTTTATCCCCTTCCAGATTCTGAACATG CTCGTCCCACTTCAATACCGGCTCCTTGCCATCAACGCCGTTAACATCCCCTGGAACGCTTTCCTGTCTATCCAGAACGCCAAGAGCAAAAAGATTGAGACTGTCGAATCGATCGGGAAAAAGGCATAG